A portion of the Pseudarthrobacter defluvii genome contains these proteins:
- a CDS encoding O-antigen ligase family protein — MSQILTKPLKPTKSFYERVGALLLLCVFLALLAGRFTLGRVGSGLPDFDLRLGFLYLLLTGIAVWIAGGHGYFPKPLKVTGAGFFIAWAFWLLFSSVWAPDGARVGDAFLDIVLLIAFTLVAWGLMSRLSAESTARIWKWMLVAAVIYFALAMAAGPGAQGRYAAPGGGPNVFVRVMVLGAIAALYFTSTRKKAIYLLPVPLFAVGAALSGSRGGLLSAAVILLVFSIPICRQLGAKRVTGLLVIGVIGVWIFASTNPKIVAFVQDRFLEQTLVEGYSSGRDTIAEDALRLFGQSPITGVGLDGYYVLQVSPETFEYPHNLVIATMAETGIVGLVFLLGALVTVFAVVVRHRPIPATVLYAAGAGFYQFVAGLFSGDYYDTRMMWFFLGLAAVEAGRRKTGVTASGEGTVSQPRRLGIAASGANLYRSY; from the coding sequence GTGTCTCAGATCCTCACAAAGCCCTTGAAGCCAACGAAGTCGTTCTACGAACGGGTTGGCGCGCTGCTGCTCTTGTGTGTTTTCCTTGCTCTCTTGGCCGGAAGATTCACGCTGGGGCGAGTAGGCTCTGGCCTCCCCGACTTTGATCTGCGCCTCGGCTTTCTCTACCTACTGTTAACAGGGATTGCCGTCTGGATTGCAGGCGGGCACGGGTACTTTCCCAAACCACTGAAGGTAACCGGCGCCGGATTCTTCATAGCCTGGGCGTTTTGGCTCTTGTTCTCCAGCGTGTGGGCTCCGGACGGCGCCAGAGTAGGAGATGCCTTCCTCGACATTGTCCTCCTGATTGCCTTCACGCTAGTTGCTTGGGGCCTCATGAGCAGGCTCTCTGCCGAGAGCACAGCAAGGATCTGGAAGTGGATGCTGGTGGCCGCGGTGATTTACTTCGCTTTGGCAATGGCCGCGGGGCCTGGCGCCCAGGGCCGATACGCTGCGCCCGGCGGTGGTCCTAACGTTTTCGTCAGGGTCATGGTTCTAGGCGCCATTGCCGCCCTGTACTTCACTAGCACCAGGAAGAAGGCGATCTACTTGCTGCCGGTTCCGCTGTTTGCTGTGGGTGCTGCTTTGTCGGGCAGCCGGGGCGGGCTGCTTTCTGCCGCAGTGATTTTGCTCGTCTTCAGCATTCCCATTTGTCGGCAACTCGGGGCGAAGCGCGTAACAGGTCTGCTCGTCATCGGTGTCATCGGCGTTTGGATCTTCGCATCTACGAACCCGAAGATTGTCGCATTCGTGCAGGACCGCTTCCTGGAGCAGACGCTGGTGGAAGGTTACAGCTCAGGCCGGGACACCATCGCCGAAGACGCCCTTCGCCTCTTCGGACAGAGCCCGATTACAGGCGTCGGGCTGGACGGGTATTACGTACTCCAGGTTTCCCCCGAAACTTTTGAGTACCCGCATAACCTGGTGATCGCCACGATGGCTGAGACGGGGATTGTTGGCCTTGTATTCCTGCTTGGTGCGCTGGTTACGGTGTTCGCTGTGGTGGTGCGACACCGTCCAATCCCAGCCACCGTCCTTTACGCCGCCGGGGCAGGTTTCTACCAGTTTGTGGCTGGGTTGTTCTCAGGCGACTACTACGACACACGAATGATGTGGTTCTTCCTCGGGCTTGCCGCGGTTGAAGCGGGCCGCCGCAAAACTGGCGTTACCGCTTCCGGAGAAGGAACAGTAAGCCAACCTCGGAGACTCGGCATCGCAGCATCAGGAGCCAACCTTTACCGGTCCTATTAG
- a CDS encoding alpha-hydroxy acid oxidase produces the protein MEDRQLPKWSEIRELVQFRSFELDPVQRRLARAFTIADLRAMARKTTPKAVFNYTDGAAEEEITIARCRQAYRDVEFSPAVLRDVSDPDPSTKLFGRTIDFPLVLAPTGYTRMMHNDGEKAVARVAARNNIPYTLSTVGTTTVEDLAKAVPEGNNWFQLYIAKDRSKTEGLLERVLTSGYDVLMVTVDTQVGGARVRELRDGLTIPPTLSPKTFADMALHPSWWFDKLTTPPIEFASLRGFGGNSAEVADQVFDPALTFEDIAWLRKVWPHKLLVKGIQTVKDAERVFELGCDGVVLSNHGGRQLDRSPTILKILPRVREALGPDATVLIDSGIMSGSDILAAVGLGADAAMVGRAYLYGLMAGGERGAAQAVKILRSQYVRSMQLLGVKSTAGISGDHVALAG, from the coding sequence ATGGAGGACCGTCAACTGCCCAAGTGGTCCGAGATCCGCGAACTTGTCCAGTTCCGGAGCTTCGAGCTGGATCCCGTGCAGCGAAGGCTTGCCCGGGCGTTCACCATCGCGGACCTTCGCGCCATGGCCCGGAAGACCACGCCGAAAGCTGTCTTCAACTACACGGACGGCGCCGCCGAAGAAGAGATCACCATCGCCAGGTGCCGGCAGGCCTACCGTGACGTGGAGTTCTCACCGGCAGTCCTCCGTGATGTCTCGGATCCCGATCCTTCCACGAAGCTTTTTGGCCGCACCATCGACTTCCCCCTGGTCCTGGCGCCCACCGGCTACACGCGGATGATGCACAACGACGGCGAGAAGGCAGTTGCGCGGGTAGCAGCCCGGAACAACATCCCGTACACCCTCTCCACGGTGGGCACCACCACCGTGGAGGACCTCGCCAAGGCGGTGCCCGAAGGGAACAACTGGTTCCAGCTCTACATCGCCAAGGACCGGAGCAAGACGGAGGGCCTGCTGGAGCGGGTGCTCACCAGCGGCTACGACGTCCTGATGGTCACCGTGGACACGCAGGTTGGCGGCGCCCGCGTCAGGGAGCTGCGTGACGGCCTGACCATTCCGCCCACGTTGTCGCCGAAGACCTTTGCGGACATGGCCCTGCACCCGTCCTGGTGGTTCGACAAGCTCACCACCCCACCCATCGAGTTCGCGTCACTCCGGGGCTTCGGCGGGAACTCGGCAGAGGTGGCGGACCAGGTGTTCGATCCCGCCCTGACGTTCGAGGACATCGCCTGGCTGCGTAAAGTGTGGCCGCACAAGCTGCTGGTCAAGGGCATCCAGACCGTCAAGGATGCGGAACGAGTTTTCGAGCTGGGCTGCGACGGCGTGGTCCTGTCCAACCACGGAGGGCGGCAACTGGACCGCTCGCCCACCATCCTGAAGATCCTGCCCCGGGTCCGCGAGGCCCTGGGCCCGGACGCTACGGTGCTGATCGACAGCGGCATCATGTCCGGCAGTGACATCCTGGCCGCCGTCGGCCTGGGTGCGGATGCGGCGATGGTGGGCCGGGCCTACCTCTACGGCCTGATGGCCGGCGGCGAGCGCGGCGCCGCCCAGGCCGTGAAGATCCTGCGCTCCCAGTACGTACGGTCCATGCAGCTGCTGGGCGTCAAGTCCACGGCCGGCATTTCGGGCGATCATGTGGCGCTGGCCGGCTGA
- a CDS encoding IclR family transcriptional regulator, translating into MPRLTPAVVRSLDVLELFMDARHGLSAPEVVQRTGLPRTTVHELLTTLTERKYLRRDDATATYHLGLSVFRLGNAFAERLDLHAVGLRIAQSVGRECDETVNVGMLDGADVVYICKVDSTQSVRMVSRMGGRLPASCTAVGKALLAYLPDAERKRIFTKGLAKLTPKSITEPHALANVLDEIRASGLAFESGESTPDVSCVAAPVRDHTGAVVAALSISVPDMRWNQRPVEEWSALAADGAARLSAELGYR; encoded by the coding sequence GTGCCCCGCTTGACCCCCGCCGTCGTCAGGAGCCTCGACGTCCTGGAGCTTTTCATGGACGCCCGCCACGGGCTCTCCGCACCCGAGGTGGTGCAACGGACCGGCCTTCCCCGGACAACCGTCCACGAACTCCTCACCACCCTGACGGAGCGCAAATACCTCCGCCGGGACGATGCCACTGCCACCTACCACCTGGGGCTGAGCGTCTTCCGGCTGGGCAACGCGTTCGCCGAACGGCTGGACCTGCACGCCGTCGGGCTGCGCATCGCCCAGTCCGTGGGCAGGGAGTGCGACGAGACCGTCAATGTGGGAATGCTCGACGGCGCGGACGTGGTGTACATCTGCAAGGTGGACAGCACCCAGTCCGTGCGCATGGTCTCGCGCATGGGGGGCCGGCTTCCGGCAAGCTGCACCGCCGTGGGCAAGGCCCTCCTGGCGTACCTGCCGGACGCCGAACGCAAGCGCATCTTCACAAAGGGCCTTGCCAAACTGACCCCCAAAAGCATCACTGAACCCCACGCACTCGCCAACGTCCTGGACGAGATCCGTGCCTCCGGGCTGGCCTTCGAGTCCGGGGAGTCCACCCCGGACGTTTCCTGCGTGGCCGCGCCGGTCCGGGACCACACCGGCGCAGTGGTGGCGGCCCTGAGCATCTCCGTTCCGGACATGCGCTGGAACCAGCGCCCGGTGGAGGAATGGTCGGCGCTGGCGGCCGACGGCGCCGCCCGCCTGAGTGCCGAGCTCGGCTACCGCTGA
- a CDS encoding MBL fold metallo-hydrolase, with the protein MSKWLEVGKDNYVLVTEGSLLNTGLVVGSERAMVIDTGCGPRQGRKILDAVREKTDLPLVVVNTHAHYDHFFGNAVFAETGVTEFWAHQSAAAEIDQHGDVQRRYVRNLEPEMAAGDGENVELVVPNAIVKDQPVLVDLGSLTATLFYLGRGHTAGDLLVGTPTTLYVGDLVEQGAHPSFEDSYPEEWADVLRHISALRHRYEFLIPGHGTPCSDQFVKTMANTMSTAVRQARQSIRDTPNDATKAIPVLPYGPEQSRWFIKRLQENWRSSLSSS; encoded by the coding sequence ATGTCGAAATGGCTCGAAGTAGGCAAGGACAATTACGTACTCGTTACGGAAGGATCCCTTCTTAATACGGGCTTGGTCGTCGGCTCTGAACGCGCCATGGTCATCGACACAGGGTGTGGTCCCCGCCAGGGACGTAAGATTCTTGACGCAGTTCGGGAAAAGACGGACCTGCCTCTAGTCGTCGTCAACACGCACGCTCACTACGACCACTTCTTTGGCAACGCCGTCTTCGCCGAAACCGGGGTGACGGAATTCTGGGCGCACCAGAGCGCTGCCGCCGAGATTGACCAGCATGGCGACGTTCAGCGCCGGTATGTCCGAAATCTGGAACCTGAGATGGCAGCCGGTGACGGTGAAAACGTAGAACTCGTAGTGCCCAACGCCATCGTCAAGGACCAGCCCGTCCTGGTTGACCTTGGCAGCCTTACAGCAACCCTGTTCTACCTGGGCCGCGGCCATACCGCCGGTGATCTCCTGGTGGGAACGCCCACCACTTTGTACGTAGGAGACCTTGTGGAACAGGGCGCCCACCCCTCGTTCGAGGACTCGTATCCGGAGGAGTGGGCCGACGTGCTCCGGCATATCTCGGCGCTGCGGCACCGCTACGAGTTCCTCATCCCGGGGCATGGGACTCCGTGCAGCGACCAGTTCGTCAAAACCATGGCCAACACCATGAGCACGGCGGTCAGGCAGGCGCGACAGTCGATCCGAGACACGCCCAACGACGCCACGAAAGCCATCCCTGTCCTCCCCTACGGCCCGGAGCAGTCGCGCTGGTTCATCAAGCGTCTCCAAGAGAACTGGCGAAGCAGCCTGAGCTCCTCGTAA
- the glmS gene encoding glutamine--fructose-6-phosphate transaminase (isomerizing): protein MCGIVGYVGRSVDGAINGHSALDVVLEGLRRLEYRGYDSAGVAVVSDGTIEARKKSGKLSNLIGELEARPLPETLTGIGHTRWATHGGPTDRNAHPHLADGGKLAVIHNGIIENFAELKLELLEKGVTFLSETDTEVAAALLADILRNQLGGDPANGGLTRAMELACQRLEGAFTLLAVHADQPDVVVAARRNSPLVVGLGEGENFLGSDVSGFIDYTRRAVELGQDQIVTITADSVAITDFFGNPASGKEYHVDWDPASAEKGGFSSFMEKEIHDQPDAVAQTLLGRSDLDGKLTLDELRIDPELLKQVNKIIVLACGTAAYAGTVAKYAIENWCRIPTEVELAHEFRYRDPILDENTLVVSISQSGETMDTLMAVRYAREQGAKTISICNTNGSTIPRESDAVLYTHAGPEIAVASTKAFLAQITAAYLLGLYLAQLRGNIFTGQIKDVLADLNKIPAKIQTILDNAGPLRELARSMANEKSVLFLGRHVGYPVALEGALKLKEIAYIHAEGFAAGELKHGPIALIDEGQPVFVVVPSPRGRDSLHSKVVSNIQEVRARGARTLVIAEEGDEAVKAYAEYVFYVPETPTLLMPLLTTVPLQIFAAELAAAKGYDVDQPRNLAKSVTVE, encoded by the coding sequence ATGTGTGGAATCGTGGGGTATGTAGGCCGTTCAGTTGACGGTGCAATTAATGGTCACAGTGCGTTGGACGTTGTCCTTGAGGGACTGCGCCGCCTGGAGTACCGCGGTTATGACTCTGCCGGTGTGGCTGTGGTGTCTGATGGCACCATCGAGGCCCGTAAGAAGTCCGGGAAGTTGAGCAACCTGATTGGTGAGCTGGAGGCCCGGCCGCTGCCGGAGACCCTCACCGGGATCGGGCACACCCGGTGGGCCACGCACGGCGGCCCGACGGACCGCAATGCGCACCCGCACCTGGCGGACGGCGGCAAGCTCGCCGTGATCCACAACGGCATCATCGAGAACTTCGCCGAACTCAAGCTGGAGCTGCTGGAGAAGGGCGTGACGTTCCTGTCCGAGACGGACACCGAGGTCGCTGCCGCGCTGCTGGCCGACATCCTGCGCAACCAACTGGGCGGGGACCCTGCCAACGGTGGCCTGACCCGGGCCATGGAGCTGGCCTGCCAGCGCCTGGAGGGTGCCTTCACCCTGCTCGCGGTGCACGCGGACCAGCCCGACGTCGTCGTGGCCGCCCGCCGCAACTCACCGCTGGTGGTGGGCCTGGGCGAGGGGGAGAACTTCCTGGGCTCGGACGTGTCCGGGTTCATCGATTACACCCGCCGCGCGGTGGAGCTGGGCCAGGACCAGATCGTCACCATCACCGCCGATTCCGTGGCGATCACCGATTTCTTCGGCAACCCGGCCTCCGGCAAGGAATACCACGTGGACTGGGACCCGGCCTCGGCGGAAAAGGGCGGCTTTTCCTCGTTCATGGAGAAGGAAATCCATGACCAGCCCGATGCGGTGGCGCAGACCCTGCTGGGCCGGTCTGACCTGGACGGCAAGCTGACCCTGGATGAGCTGCGGATCGATCCGGAGCTGTTGAAGCAGGTCAACAAGATCATCGTGCTGGCCTGCGGCACCGCCGCCTACGCCGGCACGGTGGCGAAGTACGCGATCGAGAACTGGTGCCGGATCCCCACCGAGGTGGAGCTCGCGCACGAGTTCCGCTACCGGGACCCGATCCTGGACGAGAACACCCTGGTGGTCTCCATCTCCCAGTCCGGGGAGACCATGGACACCCTGATGGCCGTCCGCTACGCCCGGGAACAGGGCGCGAAGACCATCTCGATCTGCAACACCAACGGCTCCACCATCCCGCGTGAATCCGACGCCGTGCTGTACACGCACGCCGGCCCGGAGATCGCGGTGGCCTCCACCAAGGCGTTCCTGGCCCAGATCACCGCCGCGTACCTGCTGGGCCTGTACCTGGCGCAGCTGCGGGGGAACATTTTCACCGGGCAGATCAAGGACGTCCTGGCGGACCTGAACAAGATCCCCGCCAAGATCCAGACGATCCTGGACAACGCCGGACCGCTGCGTGAACTGGCCCGGTCCATGGCGAACGAGAAGTCGGTGCTGTTCCTGGGCCGGCACGTGGGCTACCCCGTGGCCCTGGAGGGTGCGCTTAAGCTCAAGGAGATCGCGTACATCCACGCCGAGGGCTTTGCCGCCGGTGAGCTCAAGCACGGCCCCATCGCCCTGATCGATGAAGGCCAGCCGGTGTTCGTGGTGGTCCCGTCCCCGCGCGGGCGCGATTCGCTGCACTCCAAGGTGGTCTCCAACATCCAGGAAGTCCGTGCCCGCGGCGCCCGGACCCTGGTCATCGCCGAGGAAGGCGACGAAGCCGTCAAGGCCTACGCCGAGTACGTTTTCTACGTCCCGGAAACCCCAACCCTGCTCATGCCCCTGCTGACCACCGTCCCGCTGCAGATCTTCGCCGCGGAACTGGCAGCAGCCAAGGGCTACGACGTGGACCAGCCCCGCAACCTCGCCAAGAGCGTCACCGTCGAATAG
- a CDS encoding aldehyde dehydrogenase (NADP(+)), with protein sequence MHTTPEQVENQIVAAHAAYEQARDVEPQVRGSWLEAIAAALEANADELVGLGEQETHLDQGRLRFELKRSVFQLRLFRSEILAGEHLGAIIDHADQDWGMGPRPDLRRVNVPLGVVGVFGASNFPFAFSVMGGDTASALAAGCAVVHKIHEGHLQLALRTAALVEEALASAGAPQGLFSAVVGRQAAEALVDHPLTKAIGFTGSTAGGRALFDRASRRPTPIPFYGELGSINPVFVTEQAWDVRRDAILSGYAASFTAGMGQFCTKPGLLFAPVEDTDEVAALLQQELESKSLAPLLSPKLREGFDAALDKVRSAEGVDVLVKGDDAEAPRPTVLATTAEAVLAQPELLEQEMFGPATLLIRYRPGTDLTELAALLEGQLTATVQGEPEEKLDDLLTVLRERSGRLVWNAWPTGVSVTYAQQHGGPYPATTAASTTSVGTAAIGRFMRPVAYDSFAPEQLPPALRDDNPWNITRRVDGIHQPASQKAETR encoded by the coding sequence ATGCACACCACCCCAGAGCAGGTCGAGAACCAAATAGTGGCCGCGCACGCGGCCTACGAGCAGGCCCGGGACGTGGAACCGCAGGTCCGCGGGTCCTGGCTGGAGGCCATCGCCGCCGCCCTCGAAGCCAACGCGGATGAGCTCGTTGGCCTCGGAGAGCAGGAAACCCACCTGGACCAGGGCCGGCTGCGTTTCGAACTGAAGCGCTCGGTCTTCCAGCTGCGCCTGTTCCGCAGCGAAATCCTTGCCGGCGAGCACCTGGGCGCCATCATTGACCACGCCGACCAGGACTGGGGAATGGGCCCCCGTCCGGACCTCCGGAGGGTCAACGTGCCCCTCGGCGTCGTAGGCGTCTTCGGTGCCTCCAACTTCCCCTTTGCCTTCAGCGTGATGGGCGGGGACACCGCCTCCGCCCTCGCGGCCGGCTGCGCCGTGGTGCACAAGATCCATGAAGGGCACCTGCAGCTGGCGCTGCGCACGGCGGCCCTCGTCGAGGAGGCCCTTGCTTCGGCAGGAGCGCCGCAGGGACTTTTCTCCGCCGTGGTGGGCCGCCAGGCAGCCGAGGCACTCGTTGACCATCCGCTGACCAAGGCGATTGGCTTCACGGGCTCCACTGCGGGCGGCCGGGCGCTTTTCGACCGGGCCAGCCGCCGCCCCACCCCCATCCCCTTCTACGGCGAGCTGGGGAGCATCAACCCCGTATTCGTCACGGAGCAGGCCTGGGACGTGCGCCGGGACGCGATCCTTTCGGGCTATGCCGCATCCTTCACTGCCGGGATGGGGCAGTTCTGCACCAAGCCGGGGCTGCTGTTCGCGCCGGTGGAGGATACGGACGAGGTGGCAGCCCTGCTGCAGCAGGAGCTTGAGTCCAAGAGCCTGGCACCGCTCCTGAGCCCGAAGCTCCGCGAGGGTTTCGACGCCGCGCTGGACAAGGTGCGGTCCGCCGAGGGCGTGGACGTGCTGGTGAAGGGCGACGACGCCGAAGCTCCCCGGCCCACCGTGCTGGCCACCACCGCGGAGGCAGTGCTGGCACAGCCGGAGCTGCTGGAGCAGGAGATGTTCGGCCCCGCCACCCTGCTCATCCGGTATCGTCCCGGAACAGACCTCACCGAACTGGCCGCCCTGCTGGAGGGCCAGCTGACGGCCACTGTCCAGGGTGAGCCGGAGGAAAAGCTCGATGACCTGCTGACGGTGCTGCGGGAACGGAGCGGCCGGTTGGTGTGGAACGCCTGGCCGACGGGAGTCAGCGTCACCTACGCGCAGCAGCATGGTGGGCCCTACCCCGCCACCACCGCCGCGTCCACCACCTCCGTGGGGACGGCTGCCATCGGACGGTTCATGCGCCCGGTTGCCTATGACTCCTTCGCCCCGGAGCAGCTTCCGCCTGCCCTGCGGGATGACAACCCCTGGAACATCACGCGGCGGGTGGACGGAATCCACCAGCCTGCCTCACAGAAAGCTGAAACACGATGA
- a CDS encoding GNAT family N-acetyltransferase, with translation MTRTPMISLRPIERSDLGYLRLLANDPEVRDNVVGWDWPLSDAGQEQWFETLARNESTKRFIIESESGDAIGLTGFWDIDWRNRSAMTAIKLGGSKQVRGRGYGVAAIRAIMDFGFVDAGLHRLHATILATNERSLAAYVRKSGWTQEGILRQHIWKNGEYVDLVQIGMLRSEFLELVRLESTTAE, from the coding sequence ATGACGCGCACACCAATGATCAGCCTTAGACCGATTGAAAGATCTGATCTCGGATATCTTCGCCTGTTAGCAAATGATCCAGAAGTTCGCGACAATGTAGTTGGTTGGGACTGGCCTTTATCAGATGCGGGACAAGAGCAGTGGTTTGAGACTTTAGCGCGCAATGAATCCACGAAGCGATTTATTATCGAATCTGAATCTGGCGATGCCATCGGGCTCACGGGATTCTGGGATATAGACTGGCGTAATCGATCTGCGATGACGGCTATTAAATTGGGTGGGAGCAAGCAAGTTCGCGGACGCGGATATGGTGTTGCCGCAATCCGTGCAATTATGGACTTCGGTTTTGTGGATGCAGGCCTCCACCGGCTTCACGCGACCATTCTTGCGACTAACGAGCGGTCTCTTGCGGCTTATGTTCGGAAGTCTGGATGGACTCAAGAGGGAATACTTCGCCAGCATATCTGGAAAAACGGAGAGTATGTCGACTTGGTGCAAATTGGGATGTTGCGTTCGGAGTTCTTAGAACTTGTACGTCTTGAGTCGACAACAGCTGAGTGA
- a CDS encoding fumarylacetoacetate hydrolase family protein produces the protein MTTVSADQVLPADADKALLVGRVWDPETGGPRVVSISGQDVFDHTAHVSTVSELMDLDDPAGLITATRESPSWDLAALIDASLAQDTERPHLLAPVDLQVVKACGVTFVDSMIERVIEERCGGDFHQAAAVRESVLAVLGSDLASVRPGSEEARQVKEVLTAKGMWSQYLEVGLGADPEVFTKAPVLSSVGFGARIGIPSFSSWNNPEPELVLVVDSRGQVRGATVGNDVNLRDVEGRSALLLGMAKDNNASCSIGPFIRLFDDRFSLESLRSEDITLTVEGTDGYRLDGQNSLSRISRPFEELVGAAYGRHHQYPDGFALFTGTLFAPSQDRDTPGLGFTHKDGDRVTIHSAQLGSLINTTGTAEDLPAWSFGIRDLMEYLSRFVQVPVHGG, from the coding sequence ATGACGACTGTTAGTGCAGACCAGGTCCTGCCCGCGGATGCGGACAAGGCCCTTTTGGTGGGGCGCGTGTGGGACCCGGAGACCGGTGGGCCGCGCGTGGTCTCCATCAGCGGACAGGACGTCTTCGACCACACTGCCCACGTAAGTACCGTTTCCGAGCTTATGGACCTGGATGACCCGGCGGGGCTCATCACTGCCACCCGCGAGTCGCCCAGTTGGGACCTCGCTGCCCTGATCGATGCGTCCCTGGCGCAGGACACGGAACGCCCGCACCTCCTGGCCCCGGTGGACCTGCAGGTGGTCAAAGCCTGCGGCGTGACGTTCGTTGACAGCATGATTGAGCGGGTCATCGAGGAACGGTGCGGCGGTGACTTCCACCAGGCCGCGGCCGTCCGTGAGTCCGTCCTGGCTGTCCTTGGCTCAGACCTTGCCAGCGTGCGTCCAGGCTCCGAGGAGGCCCGGCAGGTCAAGGAGGTGTTGACGGCCAAGGGGATGTGGTCCCAGTACCTGGAGGTGGGGCTCGGCGCGGACCCGGAAGTCTTCACCAAGGCCCCGGTGCTCTCGAGTGTCGGGTTTGGGGCCCGGATCGGCATCCCGTCGTTTTCGAGCTGGAACAACCCGGAGCCGGAACTGGTCCTGGTCGTGGACTCCCGCGGCCAGGTACGTGGGGCGACCGTGGGCAATGACGTGAACCTGCGCGATGTGGAGGGACGCAGCGCACTCCTGCTGGGCATGGCCAAGGACAACAACGCGTCCTGTTCCATCGGCCCGTTTATCCGCCTCTTCGACGACCGGTTCAGCCTCGAGTCGCTGCGGAGCGAGGACATCACCCTGACCGTGGAGGGAACCGACGGCTACCGGCTGGACGGGCAGAACAGCCTGTCCCGGATCAGCAGGCCCTTCGAGGAACTGGTGGGGGCCGCCTACGGCAGGCACCACCAGTACCCGGACGGCTTCGCCCTGTTCACCGGCACGCTCTTTGCCCCCAGCCAGGACCGCGATACGCCGGGCCTGGGGTTCACGCACAAGGACGGAGACCGGGTCACCATCCACAGCGCCCAACTGGGGTCGTTGATCAACACCACGGGCACCGCCGAGGACCTCCCTGCCTGGAGTTTTGGGATCCGCGACCTAATGGAGTACCTGTCACGGTTTGTCCAGGTTCCGGTGCACGGGGGTTAA
- a CDS encoding MinD/ParA family ATP-binding protein, which yields MANTIAEAPMPDFISSPGLFVKEQKPRPVGGFRGALYNLTGGAWNLGPGPKQRQEDELARRISRQLQGSYNTAILSLKGGIGKTSTTVGVGLTLAAYRGDAPCAIDANPDSGDLVERALGEGIYQQSTPRTISDLLENLDSIDSLTSLARYMHHAGRLHLIAGEQDPEVSDSLTAEEYRRIRKLISSYYSVVLTDCGTGVTHNAMSGILQSADNLVIAAGYAVSGAKRARSTLQWLASHGYEDLARNAIVVITDKDEVSSRVDKDAIEEHLAGICRELIAVPHDRGVADGDLVTLDVLKPETRRAYKEIAAAIVDGYR from the coding sequence GTGGCCAACACGATCGCGGAGGCACCGATGCCGGACTTCATCAGCTCGCCCGGCCTGTTCGTCAAGGAACAGAAGCCCCGCCCGGTTGGTGGTTTCCGCGGCGCGCTGTACAACCTGACTGGCGGCGCTTGGAACCTGGGCCCCGGGCCGAAGCAGCGCCAAGAGGACGAGCTGGCCCGCCGCATCTCCCGGCAGCTCCAGGGCAGTTACAACACCGCGATCCTGAGCCTCAAGGGCGGCATTGGCAAGACCTCCACCACCGTCGGCGTGGGACTGACTCTGGCCGCATACCGCGGTGACGCGCCCTGCGCCATCGATGCGAACCCGGACTCAGGCGATCTGGTGGAACGCGCTCTGGGCGAGGGCATCTACCAGCAGTCCACGCCGCGGACCATTTCGGACCTGCTGGAGAACCTTGACTCCATCGATTCCCTGACGTCGCTGGCCCGCTACATGCACCACGCCGGCCGACTGCACCTCATTGCGGGGGAGCAGGACCCGGAGGTCTCAGACTCGCTGACGGCGGAGGAGTACCGCCGCATCCGCAAGCTCATCTCCAGCTACTACTCCGTGGTCCTGACTGACTGCGGCACCGGCGTGACGCACAACGCAATGAGCGGGATCCTGCAGTCGGCCGACAACCTGGTGATCGCCGCCGGCTACGCGGTGTCCGGCGCCAAGAGGGCCCGCAGCACCCTGCAATGGCTGGCAAGCCACGGCTACGAGGACCTGGCCCGCAACGCGATCGTGGTGATCACGGACAAGGACGAGGTCTCCTCCCGAGTGGACAAGGACGCCATCGAAGAGCATCTGGCCGGCATCTGCCGCGAACTCATCGCCGTGCCGCACGACCGTGGCGTGGCCGACGGGGATTTGGTGACCCTTGATGTGCTGAAGCCGGAGACGCGGCGGGCGTACAAGGAGATTGCTGCTGCGATTGTGGACGGGTACCGGTAA